Genomic DNA from Leishmania infantum JPCM5 genome chromosome 24:
ttcttttttcaTTTGTTTGAAATATGAacctcgccttcttcttttgtGGATTGGTTGCCTAATCTACATCACACGCGCGAGACGCAAAGGCTCACAAGCTACGGAGAACATTGCTCCACATCAGACAGCAGCACTGCAAACTCCTTTTCCATGTCCGCCGTTCGCTCGCGGAGAGATTCCAActctctcttcttgctcTTGATTCGGCTATCAAAATCGGCAGTGCAGGTCTCTAGCTGGTCCTGCAGTTTCTTTTTGGTCTCTTGAAGCTCGTGCAAGGCAGCGTCCTGCGTCGCAATCTCTTGCAGAGCCATGCGCTCTCTCACCTTGTAGACTCGGGTGCCGTCAGTTAAGACATCGATTTTTTCACTCTTTTTGGCTTCCAAGCCCGCCTTCAGTGCATCCAGCTCGGCACTTAAAATAAGCTGCTGCTTTTTTCGCTCAGCTAGCGCCATCATTCTATCCAAGTACACTCGCTTGAGACCCTTGAGCTTTTCTTCCAAAATGACTACATCATCTGCAAGCTGCTGGTCTTCGTAGTAGAGCTCTTTAGAAGCGGCTGTTGcagccttcttcgccttaGGAGGCATGGTTCACGGCACTCTACACCAATCCATACACAGTCAGCGGCCTTGCATTAGCTGACGGAGAGAACCTCACTCTTTTCACCGGTATGATGGCAAAAATAGAATgcgccgaaaaaaaaaatgcaccTCCGAAGCACCCAACACCTTCAGAGTCCGCAACAGCAGAACCGTACCACGCAAACCTAATCTGTATACAACGCAAGTGAGAAGTTCACCACACAAACCAAGCGTAAGAAGCAATCACGCTAGCATACCACAGAAACCACAATGcataaagagagagaaaccgTAGTGGCCATTAAAAAAaattgaaaaaaaaaaatggcacacacagagagcgaagcgaaaagagagaagagaggatGACAGCCATAGCATCGACCGAAAACGCAGAGGAGAACAAGTCGCAAACACCTTTCTCTCAACATGACCGAGAGAGCGGATTCGATTTGCAATCAACAAAGGCTACTGTAAGCAGAGAGGCCAGAGGCACTTCTTAACTTTCCTCGAAGCACGACATGCTCGTGGTTGGTTGCCTCTCACACAGCAGATGGCATAATCTGCCTTCCctcacgtttttttttgatcCATCTAGGAAAGCTCATTGTTTCAACCGCTTAAAACAAacacccacgcacccacacacgtcAGCAACGTGTACGCATCCACAAGTGCACCAAACGTCATATTTACAATGAACTCATTCACTTCTTTGGGGACATCCATCTGCCAGCCTCCAGAGGGTTCACATTACTCGCCTTTTGAATAAGTGAGTGGCTCAGCATTTCCGTCGCGCTTGGGCGTGTGGCCTCCGGGCGTAGACAAAGCTCAATAAACTCCTTGAACTCGTCGCTAAATTTGGTTTCCCGATCATCCCAGTTGATCTTTGCTGTCCCCGAAGCTATTGCCTGGCACAGCTCAAATACTTTTGGCTTCAACGAGGCAAATGGGTACTCTCGAAACGCACACTCCGCTATTGTCAGCCCTGCGCTCCAGATGTCACTGTTGAACGAGTACGGCTTCGACTGTATTCTCTCTGGGCTCATGTACGGCACCGAACCTTGTGCAGAAAGAGTTTGAAGATCGCCACCGGAAAGTGTTTTAGCTACGCCGAAATCCGAGATCTTGATTTCCCCTTTCGTGTTCGCCAGGACGTTAGCAGGTTTGATATCACGGTGAATCATGTTTAGATGATGCAGGAACTCGAGACCCTTGAACAGCTCACGTGCAATGTAGGCAAGCATATCCTCGCTAAAACCCTCCGGATGTCTGTCGATAAGATTGTTCATGGTTCCGCAGTCCATGTACTCAAGGACAACGTACAGCCGGCCGTCGCGGAAAAACGCCTCATAGGAGGAGACAATGTTGTGGTGCTTCACCGCAGCCACCTGACGAAGCTCCGCTTCCAAGGCAGAGCGCATGTCATCTGAGTCTCCGTCAAAAGCAATGTACTTCATCGCGTACTTTTCGCCCGTGATTTTGTGCTGTGCAACACGAACTTTTCCTTGCGAGCCTTTTCCCAGCTCTGAGCCGATCCGTAAATCCTCAAATTTTATCTTGTTCATGACAGCATCTGATTTTGGTTGGCCGCTAGCCGACGATGAGCCAGGACCCTGGGCTATGCCCGTCTGCTTCACGCGCATTTCGACTCCGCCCTCACCTTTCACCACTAGCGTCATGGTATCCGTGATGGATACCGCCTTATCGTGAGGTGCAACATGAAGCTTCTCTAGAGCCTGCGGCCGTTTTGGGGGCATTAACGCACGGaaagaagcgcacacgcaccgcagAGAAACAGTAGAAGAAGTAAACAAAGAAGCGGTTGAAGAAACACACTCACTCGATCGCACACTATGCTTTAGAGTGGAAGGACCGTCGAAATATGATTTGTTTTCGTTAGTGGCCGCAGGCAGTGCCCACAAAGTCCGAGCAAAAAGAGTAACAAAGCGAGAGTGGAAAGAAAGGTTACAGTGCATCGGGGAAAAAGCGctaaaaagaaaaaaggaagctTAGCATGAAACATTTCGACGCAGCATTTCATACTTTCTgtcttctcttctttttcttttacACACAGGCATTGCTCAAGGTGAACGCTCTGGTACAACTCTATCCGCAAATGCTAGTCCTGCAACTAGGAGAGTAGGGTGCAGAGTGCGCATGGGGTAGTATCCCATACGCAGCTGATTAATAATACGTTTCgatttttttgtttggtaGAAATCAAAACAGGTGCTCGTAAGATAACACTGctaaatatatatatatatatacatctttAATTGTTTGAAGAATTTCACATAGTCATCTTTTCTATGGAACACAAATACAAGGTCGAGCACATTTCTCGCTGTACGTTTCGCTTGCGCTACGAGATCAAAAGGTATGACACAGGAATAAAATTCTCGCGCACAAAACAAAGACGTTCTAGACACAacgagaaagaaaaacagaaacgCGGTATACAACGCGTTTGAACTAGCATGATGCTACATGCTAAACACACCTAGCaagaagagagcagcggcaaacGCATTTCCGTCGTTGCAGAGCAATGCGTggaccgaaaaaaaaaagaaagcaatcaaaagaagaaaaaaacaacaCATCATTCCTGAGCTCTTCGCTGCTCTCGTTCGGCTCGAACTTTTGCACGTCGCTCTTCATCTCGCCTCTTCCGCTCGAGACGCTTCTCAAGCTCCGCCTGCTCTTTTTCGGCCTGTgccgcttctttttcttgtgcAATCCGCTGTTCCTCGAGCAGCCTTTCTTCTTCCAACTTCTGCCGGTATTGCAACTCCCGGagtcgctcagcagcagcttcctCTTCTACACGCTCTTTTTCCCGCGCCGCGTGGAGGTGGCTACTCAAGTGCCATTGCGTCACCAGCAAGCAAATCAAATCATCTTCTGTCTCAAAAAGTTTGCAGCGCAGCAGTTTTTCCTCATTTTCTACAAAGGAACGCTGATTTCGAAACAAAAATTGCTGATAGTCGTAATAGTTGACAAAGAGGAAGTGCCGAGGTTGTAGTAATGTACATTTTCGTGCAGCTTCCAATGCCATCATTTTCTCTACAACAGCAGCACTTTTTCGCTCGGACAATCTTCGAGCCTCAGAAAGCTGCGCAGCCTTGTACTCAGAGAGCAAATCATGACGTTCAAGATACAATTTTTGAGCCGCTTTCCGCTTCTCGAACGCCTCCCATGTCTCCGTTATCCACTTTGTATGCTCTTCACCTTCTGAATAGCCTTTTCGTACGGCGTAGCTGGCCCATTTTTCTGCCAGAAAAGCACGATGATCTTCCGCAGCCTCCCTAAGTTCGAGATCGGCGCGAGTGAACGTTGACACTCCCCGCGCCCGTTCGTCAGTTCCGTGGGCTTCCATTCCTATAGCTGCCAACGAGAAATGATGCCACCGTGTAGGGTAAATGTCGAGTCtggaaagaggaagaggcagagggtGAAGTTCGTTGCATCAGCTCATCATCATGGGCGTGCATTTAGGTGCAAAGATTTTACATCAAACATGACAAATTCTACTGCGCACGCAGCTTAGTGCGCTGCTCTGCGAAGAACAAAGCGGTGTGCATCAGCGTATCTGCGCTTTTTTTAATAACTCTCTTTCTTGTCAAGAtcccgaaaaaaaaaaagatgcaTCCTATACCCTTTTTGGTCACAGCATGCTCACTCGTAAGAAAAAGACAAAAATCACCGTTAgaagctctctctcttttttaCACAACGCACATTCAATCACTTTTACCATCGCTCACAAGAAAAGAAACTACCCTATCCGCCTTCGACTCCCACAACTGTTCATCTGCTTCCGTTAAAGAACTTCTTTGCCATCACAACTTACTAAACCGCAGGCTGTGATGCGTTGATAACACgccaagagagagggtggggggaaGCGATGAGGTCCAAATGCGTCAGGGCTATTGCGTTGGTCAGTTCCCCACGCGGCAAGAACAGCTCACTCGGAGCAGTGTGCTCATTGAAGAGAGGAGTGAAGTCGCCTAGAACATGCTAGGCAAAAGGaaggatggaggagggggggggagtcCGCCAGCGAGGAAAAACAGCCACATTTATATGACAATTTCCAAAGGCCAGACAGAGCACACCGTACGGCAGAAGGCCGCCTGgcaacgctgctgcgacatgctcctcgtcgccccggaccgcctcggcctcaaAACCGTCTCTCCACTCAGCCGTGCTGTTGGCAAATCATCGTTATCTGCCGTTGAACGGAGCACATCACTATGCGAAAAAGAACATACCAAAGCGCACGAATGGTCTTCCGTTCTAAACTGCCACCCCGCGCCTTCTACAGCAGCGAACTGGGATATTACATGCATATACTGCGCAGCCTGCGTCCCAGTGCAGCTTCCTCTTCTGGTGCACGTCACAAGTCTATTTTTTAGTGTCTTTCTGTGCTCAAGCCCCCAACAAGAGACAATGTTGTAATGCGTCGAGAAAAACTACCCAGCGAGCCATCGCGCATTAAACGCTTCCGGTCTCTCTTCTACGTCACACGTGACGTCTTTGCGTTCCACAATTCACTACCATGCGTTTTAGGCTATGCACTCCGTAGCACGCGCTCAGCTTGTGTGCCATGTTCCTTCACAGCCTTAAGCGGCTTGCGCACAAAGATTTCGATGCGTGGGGTTACCACATTCAATGGCCACAAAATCAGATCCTATCTCCACTCACAGGAAAGGTCAACTTTGTCGTTGAGGACATCAAGTTCGCCTATAATGCATGGAGCCTTTTGCGACTCGCCATGTTCTTTGGTGTAGAGCATCCCAAAGTGTTGAGTGACATGACAAAGACAACGCCGTCGATGGACATCATGCTCTCTGGCAATCGTCTGTTCTTTATGCACTCCCGTGTCAAGGCTAATCTGAGCCGATCGAAAGTGCGCATTGCTCTCACGCCTAACCATCCCCGTGCTTTCCCGGTTCAAGAGCTCGTCTGGAACACACAATTTCGTTTCCGTGATCACCAGTCAGCGGGCGTCGAGCTGGTACTGGGGATGGAAAACGGACTGTCGCAGGAGGTCGCCGACGCCTGTAACCTCTGCACCTACATTCCCCAGTACGGCTCTGTCGGCTCACTATCCATGCTCTCTGCGCTCGCTATAGCGGCACACTCAACctggcgtgctgctgtgcgggAAGAAGGCAACACCTCCGATACTAGCCTCGCCCCTCACCGCGCTTTGCATGGTCACATGCCGCTATCAAACAGTCCGGATCGACAGCGAGACTCGCTTCCACACGAGATGGACTTATTGGCATGCAGCAACGCGGCCATCAAAGACTTACTcgaggagaggcggcgggcCTACGACCTTCAGGTGAGCGTGCTGATATACAACGAGCTTGGAGACCGCAACATCGGTGCAGTTATCAGGAACGCGAACGTCTTCAACTGCGAGTATGTGGCTATCGTTAATCGAAGGCGGTTCAACAGACGCGGTGCACTCGGCACACACAAGGTTATGAATGTCCTTTTCTTTGAGACCGTTAACGACGATGCGGCACGACAGCTTTTCGAGGGTTACGAAGTGTGGCTTCTGTATCCATACTACCCCAATCTTGTCATGTACGAAGCTGAGCGAAAAGGAGATGCCTCCAACAGCTCATCGACCTTTGTGCGGCACGAGGACCCCGTGCTACAGGCATGGGGCGCTACCCAGCACGAGCTCACCAGCGAGCATCCCCTTGTGGTTCGCTACCCTCACCTCTGTCAAAAAGCGGTGTTTCTAGATGACGACCTATCTCTCGCATCTTGTGTGCAAGACGTGAAGCGCAGAAAACTCCGTGGAATCCTGCTAGCAGTGCCTGAGGAGGGATGCTCCCCTCACCCGTGTTTGTGCAAGCTCAGCCATCGCGTTGTGTATGTCATAAGTCCATCATTCCTCCCACATCAGACTCAACGTGGGCTGAACCCAGCGCTTTCCACAGCAATTGCGCTCGAGAGATTGAGATGCGCTGTTGACACCTTATGTCTCACGTGATGGCCGCACGGACCTCGTTCCAACTCTGTTTAACTCCAACCTGCATTGCACAGCGCCAACACAGTCTGCCGGAATGTCCTCTTCGACGGCCTCGCGGCACTCCATCCTTAACAAAAACCGCACTCActtctctctgcccctcccccagcGGTGCCCTCGATGAACCACCGCTCACACGACAAGCAGTAGCTTCCTGATCACAGTGTCACTCGCTACCAAACACAAGCTCGCGAGCTGACCAGTGCCTATTCGCCCCCGTTGCCCGGTAGGATATGTTTGCGTGGACGGCTGGCTTATGATGGACTCTTTTTTGCCCGTCCCTATTATCGTCTGTTACCTTACCTCTTTCGacttctttcttttcctctgtGAGACCTTTCTCCGCGGATATGTCGAACGGCTTTTCAATTTCACCCTCGCTTCATCACCGTCGGTGAATGCCTAACACCGACGATGCAGAGGCGCGCTGTTGCACCGTACCACAGCATCAACGGGCTTCTAGTGGCTTTTGTCTAAACTGCACATTGGTGCTTCTTCTTAACTCTACCCCGTTTCAAGATACAAGCTCTACAGCCGCGAGGCACTTCTAAGGCAAGATTCTCTGGACTCTGTTATTCGCTATGCAAGGTCTACATGactctcctcttcttttcccGTTACACAAGCCTCTTTTGCATGCACAGATTGAGGGCATCTAGATTTGTTTCCAAACGATGGAGCCGAACATCGTGACGGAAGAAGAGCATCTCATGTAGCTGCTCTCCGCCTCGACTAGTGTACTTGCGTTACAAGACCATGATCGCGTCTTCTGATGGCTTGAGAGCGTTCAAATACTATTGCAAAAACACAACACTGCCCATTCCGAGTGAGATGGTGCTTGACCACTCAGCCCTTTGCGATGCTCGCTCGCTCCCCCTGGGTAGCAATCTCTCGCGCCTTGTCATTTCAGCCACTCTGCTCCCTGAATTGAACAGCTTGCTCGCTACTAGTGCTCTCACTTGCTCGTGTGACCTGAGATCGAGGCAACTCCCCCAGCATTCACATCTTTTTCACACGAGGGTGGATGCTTGACTACTAGAATGTGTGCATAGGCCGGCGTCCCTGGAGGGGCTACAGTAGGTCGGACGCATCAAGGAGCTGGACTCCAGCACTTTCACATGCTCCAGCTCTACTCATCCCATCTCCgccttcagctgctgcatcccccttttctctgctTCTCCGAAATGCGTGCCGTACCACCGCCTCAAGCATTGCTTGGCGCGCGGAGCTCGTTCATGTATCACCACTAACTCAAATGGA
This window encodes:
- a CDS encoding mitogen-activated protein kinase, which encodes MPPKRPQALEKLHVAPHDKAVSITDTMTLVVKGEGGVEMRVKQTGIAQGPGSSSASGQPKSDAVMNKIKFEDLRIGSELGKGSQGKVRVAQHKITGEKYAMKYIAFDGDSDDMRSALEAELRQVAAVKHHNIVSSYEAFFRDGRLYVVLEYMDCGTMNNLIDRHPEGFSEDMLAYIARELFKGLEFLHHLNMIHRDIKPANVLANTKGEIKISDFGVAKTLSGGDLQTLSAQGSVPYMSPERIQSKPYSFNSDIWSAGLTIAECAFREYPFASLKPKVFELCQAIASGTAKINWDDRETKFSDEFKEFIELCLRPEATRPSATEMLSHSLIQKASNVNPLEAGRWMSPKK